Proteins encoded within one genomic window of Spirulina major PCC 6313:
- a CDS encoding pentapeptide repeat-containing protein gives MNRQTLLQRYADGERDFCDLTLPQINLSHTTLTHSAFIQADLTEALFQQSELNNTSFNSAILDGANFEQANLSQSDLSMAELTRANLSYGVLNLASLMGAELSEGYLVMAKLLGCDLSGANLTGATLLGSSCMGANFAGADLSGANFSRAYLYEADLRDTLLEGAVFKGSLCNCRTQFPPDYDAIAAGAYLIAPGVDLQGTLLSGLYLATLNLAGANLSGADLQHTNLMGANLTEANLQDTNFSGANLSGANLTGARCDRACFDEANLCGATLADGTIHP, from the coding sequence ATGAATCGCCAAACGCTTTTGCAACGCTACGCCGACGGAGAACGGGATTTTTGTGACTTAACGCTGCCCCAGATTAACCTCAGCCATACCACACTGACCCACAGCGCCTTCATCCAAGCAGACCTCACGGAGGCTTTATTTCAACAGTCCGAACTCAATAACACGAGCTTCAATAGTGCAATCCTAGACGGGGCGAATTTTGAACAGGCGAACCTGAGCCAAAGTGATCTGAGTATGGCGGAGTTGACTCGCGCTAACCTCAGCTATGGGGTGTTAAATCTGGCCAGCTTGATGGGGGCGGAACTCAGTGAAGGGTATTTGGTGATGGCTAAACTGTTGGGCTGTGACCTGAGTGGGGCAAATTTGACCGGGGCGACGCTGCTGGGGTCAAGCTGTATGGGGGCGAATTTTGCCGGGGCAGATCTTTCGGGGGCGAATTTCAGCCGGGCGTATCTCTATGAAGCGGATTTGCGGGATACCCTCCTTGAGGGTGCGGTGTTCAAAGGCTCACTGTGCAATTGCCGCACTCAATTTCCACCGGATTATGATGCGATCGCCGCCGGGGCCTATCTGATCGCGCCGGGGGTGGATTTGCAGGGGACGTTGTTGAGTGGGCTGTATCTGGCGACGTTGAATTTAGCCGGGGCGAACTTGAGCGGGGCGGATTTGCAACATACGAATTTAATGGGGGCGAACCTCACCGAGGCCAATCTCCAAGACACCAACTTCAGCGGGGCCAATCTCAGCGGCGCAAATTTAACCGGGGCCCGGTGCGATCGCGCCTGTTTTGACGAGGCTAATCTCTGCGGGGCAACCCTTGCCGACGGCACGATTCACCCGTGA
- a CDS encoding cation:proton antiporter — MTSFFQALPNSPLISFTLLLLVILTIPPIFERLQLPGLVGLLVAGVFLGPDGIGLLNAESETMELLADIGKIYLMFVAGLEIDLAQFRRTKNRSLGFGFATFIIPMMAGILVGRVVGLGWNASILIGSLLASHTLLGYPIVNRLGVVNNEAVTVTIGATIFTDISALLVLAVCVSVHDGDFSAASLMSQLVALGVYAAIVLFGFDWVGKAYFRRTGDEQSNQFLFVLLAVFLASVGAQIVNVDKIVGAFLAGLAVNDVVGGSPVKEKVEFVGSTLFIPFFFVNMGLLLSLSSLATTLTSELALTVMMVGGLISSKFLAALVAKLLYRYSWNEMITMWSLSLPQVAATLAAALVGVTVGVINISVFNAVIVMMLVTAILGPVLTGRFARSLTVTTALETVDLSVLNEEMPIARPDQSERFTVLIPIYNPYTQRYLIEMGALLANREQGYIVPLAIAKASVHMDDPQLNAMVQRCAHLLERAIAVGEEFNVASQPRIRIDDDIAHGISRAAREANANLIVMGWSPTTSLQARLFGTVIDNVFWSSHCPVAVMRLLDEPVNLHRILVPVKNITPQALQTVRFAQWFAETHAATITVLHVCDRFATQPEIEQFQDKLDQFIAQSATSVPIIPKVICQDNIAKAILHQAQSYDLVLLRSVRRRTVGGLAVSDVTTAVLSKLDCSLVLFGDTTWKPSDFNDVEANFMA, encoded by the coding sequence ATGACCTCATTCTTTCAAGCCCTACCTAACAGTCCGTTAATTTCCTTCACGCTGTTACTGTTGGTGATTTTGACGATTCCCCCCATCTTTGAACGCTTGCAATTGCCGGGATTGGTGGGGTTGTTGGTGGCAGGGGTCTTTTTGGGCCCTGATGGCATCGGCTTGCTTAATGCCGAAAGTGAGACGATGGAACTCCTGGCGGATATTGGCAAGATTTACCTAATGTTTGTGGCGGGTTTAGAGATTGATCTCGCCCAATTTCGCCGCACAAAAAACCGCTCCCTGGGCTTTGGTTTCGCCACGTTTATCATTCCGATGATGGCGGGGATTCTCGTGGGGCGTGTTGTGGGGTTGGGCTGGAATGCGTCGATTCTGATTGGGTCTCTCCTGGCCTCCCATACACTGCTGGGCTATCCGATCGTGAATCGGTTGGGGGTGGTGAATAATGAGGCGGTGACGGTGACGATTGGGGCGACAATTTTCACGGATATTTCGGCGTTGTTGGTGTTGGCGGTCTGTGTGTCGGTGCATGATGGGGATTTTTCGGCGGCGAGTTTAATGTCGCAGTTGGTGGCGTTGGGGGTTTATGCGGCGATCGTTTTATTTGGGTTTGATTGGGTGGGGAAGGCGTATTTTCGCCGCACGGGGGATGAGCAGAGTAATCAATTTCTCTTTGTGCTGTTGGCGGTGTTTCTGGCTTCGGTGGGGGCGCAAATTGTCAATGTGGATAAAATCGTCGGGGCGTTTTTGGCGGGTTTGGCGGTGAATGATGTGGTGGGTGGTTCGCCGGTGAAGGAAAAGGTGGAGTTTGTGGGGAGTACGCTGTTTATCCCCTTTTTCTTTGTCAATATGGGCTTGTTGTTGAGTCTGTCGAGTTTGGCGACGACCTTGACTTCGGAACTGGCGCTGACGGTGATGATGGTGGGGGGGTTGATTAGCTCGAAGTTTTTGGCGGCGTTGGTGGCGAAGTTGCTCTACCGCTATTCGTGGAATGAGATGATCACGATGTGGTCATTGTCGCTGCCTCAGGTGGCGGCGACGCTGGCGGCGGCGTTGGTGGGGGTGACGGTGGGGGTGATCAATATATCGGTGTTTAATGCGGTGATCGTGATGATGTTGGTGACGGCGATTTTGGGGCCGGTGCTGACGGGGCGGTTTGCGCGATCGCTGACGGTGACCACTGCTTTAGAAACGGTGGATCTGTCGGTGTTGAATGAGGAAATGCCGATCGCTCGCCCGGATCAGTCGGAGCGGTTTACGGTGTTGATCCCCATCTATAACCCCTATACCCAGCGTTATCTGATTGAAATGGGGGCGTTGTTGGCGAACCGTGAGCAGGGGTATATTGTGCCGTTGGCGATCGCCAAAGCCTCGGTGCATATGGATGATCCGCAACTGAATGCGATGGTGCAACGCTGCGCTCACCTCCTCGAACGGGCGATCGCGGTCGGCGAAGAATTCAACGTCGCATCCCAGCCCCGGATTCGCATTGATGATGACATTGCCCACGGGATCAGCCGCGCCGCCCGTGAGGCCAACGCGAATTTAATCGTCATGGGCTGGAGTCCCACCACAAGCCTCCAAGCCCGCCTCTTTGGCACGGTGATTGACAATGTGTTTTGGTCGTCCCATTGTCCGGTGGCGGTGATGCGCTTGCTGGATGAGCCGGTGAATCTCCATCGGATTTTAGTGCCGGTGAAAAATATCACGCCCCAGGCGTTGCAGACGGTGCGGTTTGCCCAATGGTTTGCCGAAACCCACGCCGCGACGATCACCGTGCTCCATGTGTGCGATCGCTTCGCCACCCAGCCAGAAATCGAGCAGTTTCAAGACAAACTCGATCAATTTATCGCCCAATCTGCCACCTCCGTCCCGATCATTCCCAAAGTCATTTGCCAAGACAATATTGCCAAGGCGATTTTGCACCAAGCCCAGTCCTACGATCTGGTGCTGCTGCGATCGGTGCGACGGCGGACGGTGGGCGGTTTAGCCGTCAGTGATGTGACCACGGCGGTACTGTCTAAACTGGACTGCTCCCTGGTGCTGTTTGGTGATACGACGTGGAAACCCAGTGACTTCAATGATGTGGAGGCGAATTTCATGGCGTAG
- a CDS encoding Uma2 family endonuclease, with product MVAPTLRWTTRDLTAMPDDGGWKRYEIIDGELYVTRAPHICHQNVSGNLQFELESWSRQTKLGKPVSTPGVIFSPYEAVIPDLVWVSNTRLENGLDESGHFIVAPELVIEVLSAGPQNIQRDTEIKLKLYSRYGVQEYWIVNWRLKTIEVYRRVAAQLERAATLGVGDLLTSPLLPEFAVAIAPLFEG from the coding sequence ATGGTTGCCCCTACCCTCCGCTGGACTACCCGAGACTTGACTGCCATGCCCGACGATGGGGGTTGGAAACGCTACGAAATCATTGATGGAGAACTCTACGTGACCCGCGCCCCCCATATTTGCCACCAAAATGTCAGTGGCAATCTTCAGTTTGAGTTGGAATCTTGGTCACGCCAAACCAAATTAGGTAAACCCGTGAGTACACCCGGTGTCATTTTTTCGCCTTATGAGGCGGTGATTCCGGATCTGGTCTGGGTGAGCAATACCCGTCTAGAGAACGGTCTGGATGAATCGGGGCATTTTATCGTTGCTCCGGAGTTGGTCATTGAGGTGCTTTCGGCAGGGCCGCAAAATATCCAACGAGATACGGAAATTAAGCTCAAGCTTTATTCTCGCTATGGTGTGCAGGAATATTGGATTGTTAATTGGCGATTGAAAACGATTGAGGTTTATCGGCGGGTGGCGGCACAGCTTGAGCGAGCGGCCACCTTGGGGGTGGGGGATCTGCTCACGTCGCCGTTATTGCCAGAGTTTGCCGTGGCGATCGCACCCCTTTTTGAGGGATAG
- a CDS encoding single-stranded DNA-binding protein, with amino-acid sequence MNSCILMAQIVQAPELRYTQDNQRPVAQMLVEFPASRDTDPPNRIKVVGWGNLATEIQEQYQVGDRIIIQGNLRMNTIDRPDGLKEKRAELSASQIFKQDGAFVASGSDRPSNVVSMENYSRPLNSPPLPSPAPVAPPAPLPNSEPQPLSNDDLDDIPF; translated from the coding sequence ATGAACAGTTGTATTTTGATGGCGCAAATTGTCCAAGCTCCGGAACTACGCTACACCCAAGATAATCAGCGTCCGGTGGCTCAAATGTTGGTAGAGTTCCCGGCCTCGCGGGACACCGATCCACCCAATCGGATTAAGGTGGTGGGCTGGGGCAATCTGGCGACGGAAATTCAAGAGCAGTATCAGGTGGGCGATCGCATCATCATCCAGGGCAACCTCCGCATGAACACCATCGACCGTCCCGACGGGCTGAAGGAAAAACGCGCTGAACTGAGTGCCTCCCAAATTTTCAAACAAGACGGTGCGTTTGTGGCCAGTGGCAGCGATCGCCCCAGTAACGTCGTGTCGATGGAAAACTACAGCCGCCCCCTCAATAGCCCGCCTTTGCCTAGCCCTGCTCCCGTTGCGCCCCCTGCCCCGCTGCCCAATTCAGAACCGCAACCCCTGTCCAATGACGATCTAGACGATATCCCCTTTTAA
- a CDS encoding phage holin family protein: protein MMTFLITALITTISLVIISHLPLGIEIDGFNKALIAGLVFGVLNAIVAPILLTLALPVTILTLGLAYGLVRFIVNVIIFALAAQLVEGFRLKNGIWSAALGALILSLSNSIIGNLINNLL, encoded by the coding sequence ATGATGACCTTCTTGATCACGGCATTGATCACGACCATTAGTTTAGTGATTATTTCTCACCTGCCCTTGGGAATTGAAATTGACGGCTTTAATAAGGCGTTAATCGCGGGGCTGGTGTTTGGGGTTTTGAATGCGATCGTCGCCCCGATTCTTTTAACGTTGGCCCTACCCGTCACGATCTTGACCCTCGGTCTCGCCTACGGGCTAGTGAGATTTATCGTCAATGTGATTATTTTTGCCCTCGCTGCTCAGTTAGTCGAAGGGTTTCGACTGAAAAACGGCATCTGGAGTGCGGCACTCGGCGCACTGATCTTAAGCCTCTCCAATTCAATTATTGGCAACCTGATCAACAATCTCCTTTAA
- a CDS encoding mannose-1-phosphate guanyltransferase, producing the protein MRAVLMAGGSGTRLRPLTCDLPKPMVPIVNRPIAEHIINLLKRNGITEVIATLHYLPDIMRDYFQDGSDFGVQMTYAVEEEQPLGTSGCVKNIEELLHDTFLVISGDSLTDFDLRAAIAFHKTKNAKATIILTRVPNPIEFGVVITDSNHRITRFLEKPATSEIFSDTVNTGTYILEPDVLQYLPPNEESDFSKDLFPLLLAAGEPLYGYIAEGYWCDVGHLDAYREAQYACLEKRLTLDFDYPEQSTGLWVGQNTYIDSSARIERPVLIGHNCRIGPRVHIEAGTILGDNITVGADANLKRPIIANGVIIGEEAHLRGCIISRGTRVDRRAHILEGAVVGSLSSVGEEAQISPGVRVWPSKKIESGAILNINLIWGNMAQRNLFGQQGVSGLANIDITPEFAVKLGAAYGSTLKPGAMVTVSRDQRAISRMVSRSLIAGLMSTGVGVQNLESTAIPLARTIIPAQNVEGGIHVRLHPDRPDSILIEFFDRKGINISKAKEKKIEGVYFKEDLRRVAISEIGTMSYASQMLEAYSQSFERQLNVEAVRMSRAKVVIDYVYAVSGAILPRLLAKFGCDAVVLNASLNQTAVSNESREGLLMQLGHVVEAVKANFGVQVSANGEQFILVDEGGLPIRGETLTALMVDMMLTAYPRNKIVMPVQVSSAVEQIARRHDAQVIRTKANPTALMETCQANQGVVLGGSGETGFIFPQLHPGFDAMFCIAKMIEMLTVQERSLEQIRAELPRVWYKSYTMRCPWTVKGALMRHLVETHPAEELELIDGVKIINRQNDNWVLILPDAEEPIVHLYANSEDRDWVDLTLKEYRHRVQQFIDHEQGTEMMKV; encoded by the coding sequence ATGCGTGCAGTGCTGATGGCAGGTGGTTCGGGCACACGACTGCGCCCCCTCACCTGTGATCTCCCCAAACCGATGGTGCCGATCGTCAATCGTCCCATTGCTGAACATATCATCAACCTGCTGAAGCGGAATGGGATTACCGAAGTCATTGCCACGCTGCACTATCTTCCGGACATCATGCGCGACTATTTCCAAGATGGCAGTGATTTTGGCGTACAAATGACCTATGCCGTGGAAGAAGAGCAACCCCTCGGCACCTCTGGCTGTGTGAAGAATATTGAAGAATTGCTCCACGATACGTTTTTGGTGATCAGTGGCGACAGCTTGACGGATTTTGATCTGCGAGCAGCGATCGCCTTCCACAAAACCAAAAACGCCAAAGCCACGATCATCCTCACCCGCGTCCCCAACCCCATCGAATTCGGCGTTGTCATCACCGACAGCAACCACCGCATCACCCGCTTCCTCGAAAAACCCGCCACCAGCGAAATCTTCTCCGACACCGTCAACACCGGTACCTACATCCTCGAACCCGACGTTCTCCAATACCTCCCCCCCAACGAAGAATCCGACTTCTCCAAAGACCTCTTTCCCCTCCTCCTCGCCGCCGGAGAACCCCTCTACGGCTACATCGCCGAAGGTTACTGGTGCGATGTCGGCCACCTCGATGCCTACCGAGAAGCCCAATACGCCTGCCTCGAAAAACGCCTCACCCTCGACTTCGACTACCCCGAACAGTCCACCGGCCTCTGGGTCGGACAAAACACCTACATTGACTCCTCCGCCCGCATTGAACGCCCCGTCCTCATCGGCCACAACTGTCGCATTGGCCCCCGCGTCCACATCGAAGCCGGAACCATCCTCGGCGACAACATCACCGTCGGAGCCGATGCCAACCTCAAACGCCCGATCATCGCCAACGGGGTGATCATCGGGGAAGAAGCCCACCTGCGGGGCTGCATTATCTCACGGGGCACTCGCGTCGATCGCCGCGCCCACATCCTCGAAGGTGCCGTGGTTGGCTCCCTCTCCAGCGTTGGCGAAGAAGCCCAAATCAGCCCAGGGGTTAGAGTTTGGCCCAGCAAAAAAATCGAATCCGGAGCCATTCTCAATATCAATCTCATTTGGGGAAATATGGCCCAGCGCAATCTCTTCGGTCAGCAAGGCGTTTCCGGCTTAGCCAACATTGACATCACCCCCGAATTCGCCGTCAAGCTCGGAGCCGCCTACGGGTCAACCCTAAAGCCGGGAGCGATGGTCACGGTGTCACGGGATCAACGGGCCATTTCGCGCATGGTGAGCCGATCGCTGATCGCCGGTCTCATGTCTACCGGGGTCGGCGTGCAAAACCTCGAATCCACCGCCATCCCCCTCGCCCGCACCATTATCCCCGCCCAAAACGTGGAAGGGGGCATCCATGTGCGCCTCCATCCCGATCGCCCCGATTCAATTTTGATCGAATTTTTTGACCGCAAAGGGATCAATATTTCCAAAGCCAAAGAGAAAAAAATTGAAGGGGTCTATTTCAAAGAAGATCTGCGCCGGGTGGCGATCTCGGAAATTGGCACGATGAGCTACGCCTCCCAAATGCTCGAAGCCTACAGCCAAAGTTTTGAACGGCAGCTTAATGTGGAAGCGGTGCGGATGAGCCGGGCCAAGGTGGTGATTGATTATGTGTATGCGGTGTCGGGGGCGATTTTGCCGCGTCTGTTGGCGAAATTTGGCTGTGATGCGGTGGTGCTCAACGCGAGCTTGAATCAAACGGCGGTGTCGAACGAGAGCCGCGAAGGGTTGTTAATGCAGTTGGGCCATGTGGTGGAGGCGGTGAAGGCTAATTTTGGGGTGCAGGTGTCGGCCAATGGCGAGCAGTTTATTTTAGTGGATGAGGGGGGGTTGCCGATTCGGGGTGAAACCTTGACGGCGTTGATGGTGGATATGATGTTGACGGCCTATCCACGTAACAAAATTGTGATGCCGGTGCAGGTGTCGAGCGCGGTGGAACAAATTGCCCGCCGCCACGATGCCCAGGTGATCCGGACGAAGGCGAACCCGACGGCGTTGATGGAAACCTGTCAGGCGAATCAGGGGGTGGTGCTCGGTGGTAGTGGTGAAACGGGGTTTATTTTCCCGCAGTTGCATCCGGGGTTTGATGCGATGTTTTGTATTGCCAAGATGATCGAGATGTTGACGGTGCAGGAGCGATCGCTCGAACAAATTCGCGCCGAACTGCCGCGAGTTTGGTACAAGTCCTATACGATGCGTTGCCCCTGGACGGTGAAGGGGGCGTTGATGCGGCATTTGGTGGAGACCCATCCGGCGGAGGAGTTGGAGTTAATTGATGGGGTGAAGATTATTAATCGCCAGAATGACAATTGGGTGCTGATTTTACCCGATGCCGAGGAGCCGATTGTTCATCTTTATGCCAATAGTGAAGACCGGGATTGGGTGGATTTGACCCTGAAGGAGTATCGCCACCGGGTGCAGCAGTTTATTGACCACGAGCAGGGGACGGAGATGATGAAGGTGTGA
- a CDS encoding cytochrome P450: MTSNPLPPGSFGLPLIGETVQFLRDRDFALKRQAQYGPIFKTQILNRPTVIMVGAEANRFILSTHMEYFSWREGWPDTFKTLLGRSLFLMEGEEHRRNRKLLMPAFHGPALANYFTTMNDTCRRYLDRWVTRGEATMLDELKQMTFAIASTLLLGSEPGDQTAQLSQWFKALSAGLFSVPINLPWTTFGKAIRARDRILAHLEHAIQDRYQTPTTDALGLLVQTTDENGDRLSLDELKAQAILMLFAGHETTTSMLTSLIMALGQNRDLCDRARAEQQTLAAQGPLDLAQLKTMPYLEQVLTEIERLYPPIAGGFRGVVKAFDFNGYHIPAGWQVLYRIDGTHKLADYYPDPNHFDPDRFNPDHPQAKPGDFRLVGFGGGPRVCLGLAFAQMEMKIFAAQLLRHYHWEILPNQDLSLDRIPSLHPRSGLTVRWSTLTTAA, from the coding sequence ATGACCTCTAACCCATTGCCGCCCGGTTCTTTCGGATTGCCCCTCATTGGTGAAACGGTGCAGTTTCTGCGCGATCGCGACTTTGCCCTGAAACGCCAAGCACAGTACGGCCCCATTTTCAAAACGCAGATTCTCAACCGCCCCACGGTGATCATGGTGGGTGCGGAGGCGAATCGGTTTATTTTATCGACTCACATGGAGTATTTTTCCTGGCGGGAGGGGTGGCCCGACACCTTTAAAACCCTGTTGGGGCGATCGCTGTTTCTGATGGAAGGAGAAGAACACCGCCGCAACCGGAAACTACTGATGCCCGCCTTCCATGGCCCCGCCTTAGCCAACTATTTCACCACCATGAACGATACCTGTCGCCGCTATCTTGACCGCTGGGTCACGCGGGGCGAGGCAACCATGTTGGATGAACTCAAACAGATGACCTTTGCGATCGCCAGCACCCTCCTCCTCGGCAGTGAACCCGGTGATCAAACCGCCCAGCTTTCCCAATGGTTTAAAGCACTATCCGCCGGTCTTTTTTCCGTGCCGATTAACCTCCCGTGGACCACCTTTGGCAAGGCGATTCGGGCCCGCGATCGCATCCTCGCCCACCTCGAACACGCCATCCAAGACCGCTACCAAACCCCCACCACCGATGCCCTCGGCCTTTTGGTGCAAACCACAGACGAAAACGGCGATCGCCTCAGCCTCGACGAACTCAAAGCCCAAGCCATCCTGATGCTCTTTGCCGGCCACGAAACCACCACCTCCATGCTCACCTCCTTAATCATGGCCCTGGGGCAAAACAGAGACCTGTGCGATCGGGCCCGCGCCGAACAACAGACCCTCGCCGCCCAAGGCCCCCTCGACCTCGCCCAACTCAAAACCATGCCCTACCTTGAGCAAGTCTTAACCGAAATTGAGCGGCTCTATCCCCCCATCGCGGGCGGCTTTCGCGGTGTCGTCAAAGCCTTTGACTTCAACGGTTACCACATTCCCGCCGGGTGGCAAGTCCTCTACCGCATCGACGGAACCCACAAACTCGCCGACTACTACCCCGACCCCAACCACTTCGACCCCGATCGCTTCAACCCCGACCACCCCCAAGCCAAGCCCGGCGACTTCCGCCTGGTGGGGTTTGGCGGTGGGCCCAGGGTGTGTTTAGGGTTAGCCTTTGCACAAATGGAAATGAAAATTTTCGCCGCCCAACTGTTGCGCCACTATCACTGGGAGATCCTACCCAACCAAGACCTGAGCTTGGATCGCATTCCCTCATTGCATCCCCGTTCTGGGTTGACCGTGCGTTGGTCTACCCTAACAACGGCCGCTTAG